Proteins from one Procambarus clarkii isolate CNS0578487 chromosome 40, FALCON_Pclarkii_2.0, whole genome shotgun sequence genomic window:
- the LOC123758032 gene encoding uncharacterized protein, translated as MTREVRIDDGSEGSERRGRRGWSLRHTDESPPRQYPGQARDRRGSPSRPQSPRRGTEEGSPLSQSPRSSRRVRARSPRRHSPERQSPRRHSPERQSPRRHSPERQSPRRHSPERQSPRRHSPERQSPGRHLPRPQNRRHASRDHSPRRNDNKHADHDQSPGRVMHEQTLVSTPTNPSRQARGSKQRSPQKAQSGHNPGLGGYTRGRQHKQGEYRYPSADLEGEATTARLEVFSIVLHILVAGSALAVIIPMAMVTTRWETERKRCPLFVDKPPGFDYRWGWGNPDMTSCKVAAFLPIIMLVLSVTLLLFHSGLLHIWRIKEEPPAFAFTRIYTLVVLAIVALETLLALCVAVVLTEGFRHTCISFDLNLSWNEYVPSCQKNFADRDEAYLLDQLHTFAKIIVALASAWFCAITAILLTIVYITRSKICSCELVCI; from the coding sequence ATGACGAGGGAGGTGAGAATAGATGATGGGAGTGAGGGCAGTGAGAGAAGAGGAAGGCGAGGCTGGAGCCTTCGCCACACAGACGAGTCCCCGCCGCGACAGTACCCGGGACAGGCGAGGGATAGGAGGGGCTCTCCTTCTAGACCTCAGTCACCCAGGCGAGGCACTGAGGAGGGCTCTCCACTCAGTCAGTCCCCTCGCTCAAGCAGAAGAGTAAGGGCAAGGTCACCAAGACGGCATTCACCGGAGAGACAGTCACCAAGACGGCATTCACCGGAGAGACAGTCACCAAGACGGCATTCACCGGAGAGACAGTCACCAAGACGGCATTCACCGGAGAGACAGTCACCAAGACGGCATTCACCGGAGAGGCAGTCACCAGGGCGGCATTTACCAAGACCTCAAAATAGAAGACATGCCAGCCGTGATCACTCACCAAGACGGAATGATAACAAACATGCCGATCATGACCAATCACCAGGACGTGTTATGCATGAACAGACGCTTGTCTCAACCCCTACAAACCCCAGTCGCCAGGCTAGAGGCAGCAAACAGCGCTCGCCACAGAAGGCTCAGTCCGGCCACAACCCTGGGCTTGGGGGCTACACCCGAGGCCGCCAGCACAAGCAGGGTGAGTACCGCTATCCATCTGCAGATCTTGAGGGAGAGGCAACGACAGCTCGCCTGGAGGTGTTCAGTATAGTGCTTCATATACTGGTCGCCGGGTCTGCGCTTGCGGTGATTATACCCATGGCTATGGTAACCACACGTTGGGAGACCGAAAGAAAACGGTGTCCGTTGTTCGTGGACAAGCCCCCGGGCTTTGACTACCGGTGGGGTTGGGGAAACCCAGATATGACCTCCTGTAAGGTGGCAGCCTTTTTGCCAATTATTATGCTGGTGCTGTCTGTGACGCTGCTGCTCTTCCACAGTGGTCTCCTCCACATCTGGCGCATCAAGGAGGAGCCGCCAGCCTTCGCCTTCACCAGGATCTACACCCTGGTGGTGCTGGCCATTGTGGCTCTTGAGACCCTGCTGGCTCTCTGCGTGGCGGTGGTCCTGACGGAGGGGTTCAGACACACCTGCATCTCCTTCGACCTGAATCTGTCCTGGAATGAATATGTGCCCAGCTGTCAGAAGAACTTCGCCGACCGGGACGAGGCCTATCTCCTGGACCAGCTGCACACCTTCGCCAAGATCATCGTGGCCCTGGCCAGTGCTTGGTTCTGTGCAATCACAGCCATACTCCTCACCATCGTTTATATTACACGTTCAAAGATTTGTTCCTGTGAATTGGTGTGCATTTGA